The genomic stretch CAGCGACGGCCGCGAGGTGCTGCAAATGCGCGTCGAGCTAGGAGTCTTGCAGCTCGAGGTTGAGAACCGCCCCGATGGCTCGCGCCCCGGCGGCGCCGAGACCTACTTCGATTACCTGGTCGGCCTCGCGATTCACGACAGCGACTTCCAGATGACGGAAGAGCAGTGCGCGGAGGCCGACCGCGAGTTCATTCAGTTCTATCACCGCCGTATCTGCTGGCTCGCGCTGCGCATGTTTCGCCGCGCGGTCGAAGACGCCGATCACAACCTGGCGTTCATGGATTTTGCTCGCGACCATGTGGCAAGCGAAGAATGGGTGCAGTCGCACGAGCAATATCGCCCGTTCATTTTGTTTCATCGCACGCAGGCGGCGGCGCTCGCCGAACTGGAGGATGTCGGCCCGGAAGCGGCGATCGAAGAGGTCAATCAGGGACTCGCGCGGGTTCGCGAGTTCTACGACGCCGGCGAAGAGCCCAATGGCTTTGACGACGACGAAATGGTTGGCCGACTGGTCGAACTGCGCGAGTCGCTGCGCGAGCAGTATCAGGTGGGGCAAACGCTCACCGAGCAACTCACCGAGGCGGT from Pirellulales bacterium encodes the following:
- a CDS encoding UvrB/UvrC motif-containing protein: MARQPKRQDIDHVLRKWDYDPSEISVRLVETSDGREVLQMRVELGVLQLEVENRPDGSRPGGAETYFDYLVGLAIHDSDFQMTEEQCAEADREFIQFYHRRICWLALRMFRRAVEDADHNLAFMDFARDHVASEEWVQSHEQYRPFILFHRTQAAALAELEDVGPEAAIEEVNQGLARVREFYDAGEEPNGFDDDEMVGRLVELRESLREQYQVGQTLTEQLTEAVQSEQYELAAKLRDKINRRHSA